In Fusarium oxysporum Fo47 chromosome VII, complete sequence, the following proteins share a genomic window:
- a CDS encoding major facilitator superfamily domain-containing protein, whose translation MNSDVETAVESSHDRGSKEELDAETKANATSSDPNVVDWQENDPENPLNWPAYKAVAHVVIISFMTLTVNLAATMFAPAASDLAKDFGITNSTVVTLAVSIYLLGFAFGPLLIAPLSELHGRYWIYNVCNLIILGMTLGCAKAPNLGGFLTCRFLAGVAGSAPLTIGGGTIADVTTPNNRAKAMTGWALGPLLGPVLGPIAGGFISAHLGWRWTFWIIAILSGVNSIICVLFMRETYAPTILAHRAARLRKETGNENLRPAGARSINTSTLILQTITKAITMLFTSTVLFLLSLFNAFAFGLLYLLFTTFPQVFEGQYGFGTGVSGLSYIGVGTGMFIGLFTFGITDKMMNAKNASPKPETRLVMTMVATPLLAVGLFWYGWSAKEKVHWIVPVIGTAFVGFGILAIMLPSQLYVVDLFGAQGAASALAALAVFRSLFAAFLPLAGPPMYDNLGLGWGNSVLGFLAVAFIPLPILFYKFGERLRNRN comes from the exons ATGAATTCCGACGTCGAAACCGCTGTCGAATCCAGCCATGATCGGGGCTCGAAAGAAGAGTTGGACGCCGAGACCAAAGCAAACGCCACGTCTTCAGACCCCAATGTCGTTGACTGGCAGGAAAATGACCCGGAGAACCCTTTGAATTGGCCTGCTTATAAGGCTGTAGCTCATGTTGTTATCATCTCTTTCATGACCCTCACTGT TAACCTCGCCGCGACCATGTTCGCCCCGGCCGCATCCGATCTTGCCAAAGATTTCGGCATCACAAACTCGACAGTCGTGACCCTCGCCGTTTCGATCTACCTGTTGGGGTTCGCCTTCGGGCCCCTGCTGATTGCGCCTCTATCAGAATTGCACGGAAGGTACTGGATATACAACGTTTGCAACCTTATTATCTTGGGTATGACCTTAGGCTGTGCAAAAGCTCCCAACTTGGGAGGTTTCTTGACTTGCCGCTTCCTCGCCGGTGTAGCTGGTTCTGCTCCGTTGACAATCGGGGGCGGCACGATTGCCGATGTGACCACCCCGAACAACAGAGCGAAAGCAATGACGGGTTGGGCTCTTGGGCCTCTCCTCGGACCC GTCCTTGGTCCAATTGCTGGTGGCTTCATAAGTGCTCATCTAGGCTGGCGATGGACATTCTGGATAATTGCAATTCTG AGTGGCGTTAATAGCATTATCTGTGTCCTATTTATGCGAGAGACCTATGCACCAACCATCTTAGCCCACCGAGCCGCGCGACTTCGCAAGGAGACTGGCAATGAGAACCTTCGACCAGCTGGAGCTCGCTCTATCAACACCTCGACCCTTATCCTGCAGACCATCACTAAGGCCATCACCATGCTCTTTACCAGTACCGTTTTGTTCCTACTGTCACTGTTTAATGCCTTTGCATTCGGTCTTCTGTACCTTCTATTCACTACCTTCCCCCAGGTCTTCGAAGGTCAGTACGGCTTCGGCACCGGCGTCTCCGGCTTGAGTTACATTGGAGTCGGGACAGGCATGTTCATTGGCCTCTTTACCTTCGGTATCACCGATAAAATGATGAACGCCAAAAATGCATCTCCCAAGCCCGAGACTAGGCTGGTGATGACAATGGTTGCAACTCCACTCCTTGCTGTTGGCTTGTTCTGGTACGGTTGGTCCGCAAAGGAGAAGGTCCACTGGATTGTTCCAGTAATAGGAACCGCCTTCGTCGGATTCGgcatcttggccatcatG CTGCCCTCTCAGCTATATGTCGTCGACCTCTTTGGCGCACAAGGGGCTGCTTCAGCTCTTGCCGCGCTCGCTGTGTTCCGCTCTTTGTTTGCCGCATTCCTTCCTCTGGCTGGACCACCTATGTACGATAATCTGGGCCTTGGTTGGGGAAACTCTGTCTTGGGCTTCCTCGCTGTAGCCTTCATTCCACTACCTATCCTCTTTTACAAATTTGGGGAGAGATTAAGGAATAGGAATTGA
- a CDS encoding Sodium/calcium exchanger protein-domain-containing protein produces MIDYVNVLLPFVPLGIIAGVLGWSPAAVFSLNFIAIIPLAAVLSFATEEISIPFGETLGGLLNATFGNAVELIVSIVALKNNQIEVVQSSMLGSILSNLLLVMGSSFLLGGLVNMKDDSGNGTEQTFTSAMAQTTCSLLALPAASMTIPATLYSILDSSDRHGKTESILWHSRGTAIILLILYALYLCFQLRTRKNLFSEGSGGTSSLDEEGGEPESVMSPWSATAVLVAVAVVISFCADYRVGSIDSIDKDAHTSKSFIGLILIPIVSNAAEHATAFETVIFAVSVLVVTGTVQDGKSNYLEGAMLVGLYIIIALTFWAIPTGVLGKVTG; encoded by the exons ATGATTG ACTACGTCAACGTCCTTCTCCCATTCGTGCCATTAGGTATCATTGCCGGTGTGCTTGGTTGGAGCCCTGCGGCTGTGTTCTCGCTGAACTTCATCGCCATTATTCCCCTGGCAGCGGTGCTATCCTTTGCTACGGAAGAAATTTCCATCCCATTTGGCGAAACACTAGGAGGGCTACTGAATGCCACCTTTGGCAACGCAGTTGAGCTCATCGTAAGTATCGTCGCCCTAAAGAATAACCAAATCGAAGTCGTGCAGTCTTCAATGCTTGGTTCCATTCTAtctaatcttcttcttgtcatgGGAAGTAGCTTTCTTCTCGGCGGCCTTGTCAACATGAAGGATGACTCAGGCAACGGCACCGAGCAGACCTTCACCAGTGCGATGGCACAAACGACATGCTCCTTGTTAGCGCTGCCAGCCGCCTCAATGACCATTCCCGCTACT CTCTACAGCATCCTCGATAGCTCGGATCGGCATGGTAAAACCGAATCCATCCTTTGGCACTCACGCGGGACGGCCATCATCCTTCTTATCCTGTACGCCCTGTATCTGTGCTTCCAGCTGCGGACGCGCAAGAATCTATTCAGCGAGGGGAGCGGTGGAACTTCCTCCCTTGACGAGGAAGGCGGCGAGCCTGAATCAGTAATGAGTCCTTGGTCTGCTACAGCGGTACTGGTTGCCGTGGCCGTTGTTATCTCCTTCTGTGCAGATTACCGGGTTGGCAGCATCGACAGCATCGACAAAGACGCGCATACTAGTAAGAGCTTTATTGGCTTGATCCTGATCCCCATTGTCAGCAACGCAGCCGAGCACGCCACGGCAT TTGAGACAGTTATCTTCGCTGTATCTGTTTTAGTCGTGACGGGCACGGTGCAGGATGGGAAATCTAACTATTTGGAGGGAGCCATG CTTGTGGGACTCTATATTATCATCGCTTTGACATTCTGGGCTATCCCTACTGGAGTTTTGGGAAAAGTTACGGGCTGA
- a CDS encoding beta-tubulin yields MREIVHVQVGQCGNQIGSAFWQTISGEHGLDSSGMYNGTSELQLARMNVYFNETSSNKYVPRAVLVDLEPGTMDAVRSGPLSQLFRPDNFVFGHSSAGNNWAKGHYTEGAELVDQVLDVVRREAEGCDSLQGFQITHSLGGGTGSGMGTLLISKIREEFPDRMMATFSVVPSPKVSDTVVEPYNATLSVHQLVENSDATFCIDNEALYDICKGTMKLSNPSYGDLNHLVSTVMSGVSTSLRFPGQLNSDLRKMAVNLVPFPRLHFFMVGFAPLTSRGSHSFSAVSIPELTQQLFDPRNMMTGSDFRNGRYLTCSAIFRGKVSAKEVEDQMHKIQLKNSAYFVEWIPNNVQTSLCSVPPQGLKLSSTFVGNSTAIQEIFRRVSEQFTAMFRRKAFLHWYTGEGMDEMEFTEAESNMNDLVSEYQQYQDAVIADDVYSMEEYDEEEVFAKVDT; encoded by the exons ATGCGTGAGATT GTGCATGTCCAAGTTGGCCAATGT GGCAACCAAATCGGCTCTGCTTTCTGGCAGACCATTTCGGGCGAGCATGGTTTGGATAGCAGTGGCAT GTATAACGGGACCTCCGAACTACAGCTTGCGCGTATGAACGTCTATTTCAACGAG ACATCCAGCAACAAGTACGTGCCACGTGCCGTGCTCGTTGACCTAGAACCTGGCACAATGGATGCGGTGCGCTCCGGCCCCCTTAGCCAGCTCTTTCGTCCCGACAACTTTGTCTTCGGACACTCGAGCGCCGGAAATAACTGGGCTAAGGGTCACTACACCGAGGGCGCTGAGTTGGTTGATCAGGTACTGGACGTGGTCCGTCGCGAGGCCGAAGGCTGCGACTCCCTCCAGGGCTTCCAAATCACCCACTCGCTCGGTGGCGGTACGGGCTCCGGCATGGGCACGCTACTAATTTCCAAGATTCGTGAGG AGTTCCCGGACCGTATGATGGCTACCTTCAGTGTAGTACCGTCTCCTAAGGTGTCTGATACCGTCGTGGAGCCGTATAATGCCACGCTTTCGGTTCACCAGCTGGTTGAAAACTCAGATGCGACTTTCTGTATCGATAACGAGGCTCTGTATGATATCTGCAAAGGTACCATGAAGCTGTCGAATCCTTCCTATGGCGACCTTAATCACCTCGTATCAACCGTCATGTCTGGCGTGTCAACTTCACTGCGCTTTCCTGGGCAGCTAAACTCTGACCTCCGCAAGATGGCCGTTAATTTG GTTCCCTTCCCCCGCCTACACTTCTTCATGGTTGGCTTTGCGCCCCTCACTAGTCGTGGCTCGCACTCGTTCAGTGCTGTCTCTATCCCCGAGCTTACCCAGCAGCTGTTTGACCCCAGAAACATGATGACAGGCTCTGATTTTCGAAACGGCCGCTACCTGACCTGCTCTGCCATCTTTCGCGGAAAGGTGTCTGCGAAGGAGGTGGAGGACCAGATGCACAAGATTCAGCTGAAAAACTCGGCTTACTTTGTTGAATGGATTCCCAACAACGTGCAGACGAGTCTATGCTCTGTCCCGCCGCAGGGGTTGAAGTTGTCGTCCACTTTTGTCGGTAACTCTACCGCCATCCAAGAGATCTTTAGGCGCGTTAGCGAGCAGTTCACCGCTATGTTCCGCCGCAAGGCTTTCTTGCACTGGTATACCGGAGAAGGCATGGACGAGATGGAGTTTACGGAGGCTGAGTCGAATATGAATGACCTGGTATCGGAGTACCAGCAATATCAGGACGCAGTCATCGCCGACGACGTCTATAGTATGGAGGAGtatgacgaggaggaagtttTCGCCAAGGTCGACACTTAG
- a CDS encoding MCM2/3/5 family-domain-containing protein, whose translation QSRCAPRLSPEAAEKLSSHFFSIRRQIHDAEIEANIRSSIPITIRQLEAIVRITESLAKLTLSPVATEAHVDEAIRLFLCSIMDAANQGSNQGSRELNSEVNRLETELKRRLLI comes from the coding sequence CAAAGTCGCTGCGCTCCTCGACTCAGTCCCGAAGCGGCTGAGAAGCTCTCCTCTCACTTTTTCTCTATCCGTCGCCAAATCCACGACGCCGAAATAGAAGCCAACATTCGCTCCTCTATTCCCATCACAATCCGTCAGCTGGAAGCTATCGTGCGTATCACCGAGTCTCTTGCCAAACTCACCCTCTCTCCCGTCGCCACCGAGGCGCACGTTGATGAGGCTATCCGGCTATTCCTATGCTCTATCATGGACGCGGCCAACCAGGGAAGCAACCAGGGTAGCCGTGAGTTGAACAGCGAGGTGAACCGTCTCGAGACTGAGCTCAAGCGCCGTCTACTTATCTGA